GGAGCTGCGGCCGTCGTCGAGGTAGCCGCTGATGGAAGAGAACTGGCTGTTGTTGATGATGGCGCCCATGTCCGTGGCCTCATCCAGCGGGTTGCCCACCACCAGGGCGCCCAGCTTCACGGTGAGCCGTTCCAGGACCTCGTCGTAGATGTCCTCGTGGAGGAACAGCCGGGACCCGGCCGTGCAGCTTTGGCCCTGGCGGGTGAAGCGCGAGGCCAGGAGCAGTCCGTCAATGAGGTCCTCGTCCACGGCATCCGGAAAGACGATCGACGGGTTCTTTCCGCCCAGCTCCAGGGACACATGGGCCAGCCGTTCACCGGCGGTGCGGGCGACGCCGCGGCCCACCTCGGTGGAACCCGTGAAGGAGACCTTGTCCACGCCCGGATGCTCGGCCAGGGCCGCGCCAATGACGCTTCCGCGGCCGGTGATGGCGTTGACGGTTCCGGCCGGAAGGTGCCGGGAACAGATTTCGGCCAGCAGCAGGATGGTGAGCGGCGCGTCGTCGGCAGCTTTCAGGATGACCGTGTTTCCGGCCGCCAAGGCAGCGGGCAGCTTGAATCCGGCAATCATGAGCGGGGAGTTCCACGGCAGGATACAGGCCACGACGCCCAGCGGTTCCAGCCGCGTGTACTGCAGCTGACCGTCCCCGGCCGGCAGCGTCACGCCCTTAACCTCACCGGCGATGCCGGAAAAGTAGCGGAACAATGCCACCAGAGTGGTGACCTCCGGACGGGCCTGGGTGCGCAGGGCGTTGCCGGTGTCCAGGGCCGTGAGGCGGGCGAAGTCTTCCGCCCGCGCCTCGATGTCATCCGCGATCAGTGACAGCGCCCGCGCCCGGGCGGTGAAGTGGAGGTTGCGCCAGCCCGGAAATGCTTCCCGCGCGGCACTCACCGCACGGTCAACATCCTCGGGACCTGCGGCGGGAACCCGTGCAATCACGGTTTCCCGCTTGGCGGGGTTCATCACGTCGCGCCAGGAGCCGGAGACGGCTTCCACCGGTTCCCCGCCGATCCACATGGGCTGGTCGACGCCGGACAGAAACGAGCTGTAGTCCGAAGTCTCGTGAGCTTCGGCCGCCGAATCCGACGGAATGTTGAGCTGGGTCATGATGCCTCGTTCTCGAGTGGGATGGGCGGGGAAACTGGCAGTGCTTACTGGCGGTGCTTATTAGCGGTGCTTGAAGTCCGGCTTGCGCTTCTCAATGAACGCCGCCATGCCTTCTTTCTGGTCTTCCAGGGCAAAGACGGAATGGAACACCCGGCGCTCCAGACGGATGCCGGAGTCCAGGCTGGTTTCAAAGGCGGCATTCACCAGTTCCTTGCCGAGCATGGCCACGGGAGCGGACATGGAAGCGATCGTCTCGGCGGTGGAGCGGGCGTCGTCGAGCAGGTCAGCGGCCGGCACAACACGGGAGACCAGGCCTGCGCGTTCGGCCTCTTCGGCGCCGATGGTCCGACCCGTGAGGATCATTTCCATAGCCTTGGCCTTGCCCACCGCACGGGTCAACCGCTGCGATCCGCCGATGCCGGGGATAACGCCGAGCTTGATTTCGGGCTGGCCAAACTTGGCCGTATCCGCGGCAATGATGAAGTCGCACAGCAGCGCCAGTTCACAGCCGCCACCCAGCGCATGGCCGGCGACGGCGGCAATCACCGGGGTGCGTACGGCAGCCAGGGTGTCCCAGCCACGGAACCAGTTCCCCAGGTACATGTCCATATAGGTCTTCTCGGACATTTCCTTAATGTCGGCGCCGGCGGCAAAAGCCCGTTCGGATCCGGTGATGACAATGGCGCCGACGTCAGGATCATTGTCCAGCTCCGTCGCGGCCGACACCACGTCCTGCATCATCCCGAAGTTCAGGGCGTTCAGCGCCTTGGGCCGGTTCAGGGTAATGATGCCAACCCGTCCGCTGCGCTCCAGGAGGATGTTTTCGTACTCGCTCATACTGCTCCGCTCTGTTCTGCCGGCTGCTGGCCGGCGGTATTGCTGTTAATGTCACCGGTGCTGTTAATGTCACCGGTGCTGTTAATGTCACCGGTGCTGTTCGTGCCACTGGATCCTGCACGAATGGTTTTGATGACGGCGGAAAAGTCTTCTCCCCCGCTGCCGGATTCCGTAAGCTCCCGGAAAATCTCCCCGGCTCTCCGGCCCAGTTCGGCGCGGACACCGGTGGAGTCCAGCGCATCTGCGGCGAGACCCAGGTCCTTGGCCATCAGGGCCGCGGCGAAACCGGGCCGGTAATCCCGGTTGGCCGGGCTGGCCGGAACCGGACCGGGAACCGGGCAGTTGGTGGTCAGCGCCCAGCACTGGCCGGATGCCGCCGAGGCAACATCAAACAGTGCCTGATGCGTCAGGCCAAGCTCTTCGCCCAGGACAAACGCTTCGCTGACGGCAATCATGGACACGCCCAGGATCATGTTGTTGCAGATCTTGGCTGCCTGGCCGGCTCCCGGCCCGCCGCAGTGGACCACGCGCCCGCCCATCACGTCGAGCAGGGGCAGCGCGGCGGCAAAGTCCTCCTCCGCGCCGCCCACCATGAACGTCAGGGTTCCGGCCTCGGCACCTACCACTCCGCCGGACACCGGGGCGTCCAGTCCGCGGTGGCCGGTCTCCAGCATCAGGGCGTGGGCCGTGGTGGCGTCGTCCACCGAAATGGTCGAGCATTCCAGGAACAGGGCATCGGGAGCTGCTGCCGCGAGCAGACCCAGCATGTCGCCGTCTCCTGACAGGGCATTGAGCACATGCGTTCCCGTGGGCAGCATGGTGATGACGATGCCGGCGCCGGTCACCGCTTCGTCAGCGGAGGCAGCCATTCGAACCCCGGCTGCGGCGGCCTTCTGCGCTGCGGCCGGAACCGGGTCATATCCGGTGACGGAATAACCGGCGGCAACCAGATTGGCGGCCATGGGGCCACCCATGTTGCCCAGCCCGATAAAACCTATCTGCATTCCCTGCTCGTGCGTCTGCGTAGCCTGCTCGTCCGTCATCGCTGCTCCTGGCTGATCAATTCGTCGCTGCTGATCGCGTTGTCGTTGCGGATCGCTTTGTCGTTGCTGGTCACTGTGTCGTTGGTTCCATGGGCCTTCCGGTGCTCCCACAGGTCGGGACGGCCGTCGAGCGGAGCAAAATAGGAATCGACGTCCCCCTGCCTCACCTCCGCCAGTGTGGCCGGCATCCACTGCGGACTGCGGTCCTTATCGATGACCTGGGCCCGGACGCCCTCAGCGAAGTCCGGCGCGGTTAGGGCATGGAGTGAAACGCGGTATTCCTGTTCCAGCACGCTGCGCAGATCCGGAAGATCCCGCGCCCGGCGCAGTGACTGCAGCGTTACCTTGAGCGCCGACGGGGACTTTGTCAGCACGACGGCGGCCGCCGCGTTCGCGTCCCCGGACTCCGAGCGGAGCAGTGCATCAATGATGGTCTCCACATCGTCGTAGGCGAAACACTCGTCAATCCATTCCCGGGCTGCCGCCAGGGACGGCTCCGGTGCCTCCTGCGCAAAGTCCTGCAGGACTTCATCTGCCTGCCGGTGCTCCAGCTCAGCAGACAGTTCCCCAAGCCGGGAGCTGTCCACATAAACATCCGCCAGACCCAACAGCAGGGCGTCGGCTCCGGTCATGGTTCCGGCGGTGAGGGCTGCGTGAGTGCCCAGCTCGCCGGGTGCCCGGGACAGCAGGTAGGTGCCTCCGATGTCGGGAACAAAGCCGATTCCCGTTTCCGGCATACCCACTTTGGTGCGTTCAGTGACAACCCGGTGCCGCGCATGCGCGGAAACGCCGACGCCGCCGCCCAGCACAATGCCGTCCATCAGAGCGACATACGGCTTGGGGTAACTGCTGATCCGGGCGTTGAGTTCGTACTCCTCGGCCCAGAAGTCTGCTGACTCCCTGCCGCCGTTGCCGGCATCGCGGTACAGGGCCACAATGTCACCGCCGGCGCAGAGCCCGCGCTCTCCGGCACCGGACAGCAGGACGGTGGCCACGCCGTCGTCGTGCTCCCAGGCATCCAGGGCTTCCCCGATCAGGGACACCATATTGGCCGTGAGCGCATTGATTGCCTTGGGGCGGTTCAGGATGAGGTGTCCGAGATGCCCGCGGCGTTCGAGACGGATCTCAGGCTCGGACGTTTCAGGTGTATTGGGTGCTTCGGTCATTTCAGGCCTCCGCCAGTGTTCGCCCGACAATGAGCTGCATGATCTCGTTGGAACCTTCCAGTATTTGGTGGACCCGCAGGTCCCGGACAATTTTCTCCAAGCCGTACTCGGAGAGGTAGCCGTAACCGCCGTGCAGCTGCAGCGCTTCATTGGCGACTTTGAACGCATTGTCAGTGGCCACCCGTTTGGCAATGGCACAGAGTTTGACGACGTCGTCAGTACCCCGGTCCAGTGCATCGGCACCCCGCCACAGCATGGTGCGTGCTGTCTGCAGATCCATTTCCATATCCGCCAGACGGAACATGAGGGACGACTGTTCGATGAGTGGTTTGCCGAAAGCCGTGCGCTCCTTCAGATAAGCCACGGTTTTGTCCAGCGCGGCCTGCGCACCGCCCAGAGAGCACGCTCCCATGTTGAGGCGTCCGCCATTCAGACCTTTCATGGCAATGCCGAAACCGGAGCCCTCTTCACCGAGGCGGTTGGCTACCGGCACCCGCAGATCGGTGAAGATCACCTGTGCGGTGGGCTGCGCGTTCCAGCCCATCTTGCGTTCGGACGGCCCAAAGGAAAGCCCCGGCGTGTCAGCCGGCACTACGATGGCGCTGATGCCGCGCGGGCCTGCACCGCTGGTGCGGGCCATGACGATGTAATAGCTGGAGGACCCGGCCCCGGAAATGAACTGTTTGACGCCGTTGAGGACATACTCATCGCCGTCGCGTTCAGCCTTGGTGGCGAGCGCAGCCGCATCCGAACCCGCCCCGGGTTCCGTCAGGCAGTAGCTTCCCAGCGACTGCATGGACGCCAGCTCCGGAACCCACCGGGCACGCTGGTCCGCATTGCCGAAGGTGTCGATCATCCACACCACCATGTTGTGGATGGAAATATAGGCGGCAATGGAGGGATCCGCTTTGGAGAGTTCTTCGAAAATCAGCACGGCATCCGACCGGGAAAGACCGGAGCCGCCGTATTCCTCTGCAGCATAGATGGCACCCATGCCAAGTTCTCCGGCCTGGGCCAGCACGTCCACCGGGAAATGCTTTGTTTCATCCCATTTCGCCGCGTTTGGCGCGAGGGCGTCGGAAGCGAATTCCCGAACCATATCCCTAATGGCCTGCTGGTCCTGCGTCAGTTCGAACATGGTCCGCCCTTCATTGGTGCCGTGACGCCCAACATACTTGGACTCCCTAGTAATTACTAGGGGTTCCAAGGACTCTTTCTTCCGGGCACCTCTGCTGCGGCGGTTGTTAGCGGACTTTCCATTGCGGACAGCGTCATAGTTAGACCACCACGGGCAGTGTCTGCAAGAATTCCCGAACCGGCTGTTACTCCCAGAATCCCGCTGCGCCGCCGCCGTTGAGTGCGGCCCTCAAACGTCCGATATCAGCTCTTTATTCCCGCCCCGTCACGGGGCTTCATGCGCGTTCACCCGGCGCCATGATCCTTGGCATGCCCCTGCCGCGGGGCCTAGCGTTGCGAAGCTGCGGGCAGTTCTCCCGCACCCCCATGAACCCAGCTGGAATTCATCCCGCTGGATTCACCTCCCCCGCCAAAGGAGTACCCCCATGCTTATCTCCGGCCTTATTGTCGGCATGGCCCTGGGCTTTGTCATGCAGCGCGGGCGCTTTTGCGTCACCGGCGCCTTCCGCGACGTCTGGGTCACGCGCAACACGCGCTGGCTGACCGCCTTTCTTGTGGTGGTGGCGGTCCAGAGTGTAGGCGTTTTCGCCCTGGACGCCGCCGGCGTCATTACCCTCGCTTCCGGCCCATTCCCGTGGCTGGCCACCATTGTTGGCGGTTTCATTTTCGGATTCGCCATTATTCTTGCCGGCGGCTGTGCCACTGGAACGTATTACCGTGCCGGTGAAGGACTGGTGGGGAGCTGGCTCGCGCTCATCACGTACGCGCTCTTTGCCGCCGTCATGAAGACGGGACCGCTTTCCGGCTTCAATACCTCCATGCGCTCCGTGACCATTGAACAAAGCAACTTCTATTCGGTGCTCAACGTCTCACCATGGGTCTTTGTGGCCCTTCTGGTGGCCGGGGTAGCCCTGGCGGTGCGCCACCACCTGAACAAGCCGCGGTTCAAAATGGCCGCACCGCCGGCGTCAAAAACCGGACTGGCACATCTGTTGTTTGAAAAGCCCTGGAATGCCTTTGCCACCGCAGTGGTTATTGGCCTGATCGCCATTGCCGCGTGGCCGCTGAGCTGGGCCACCGGCCGGGAGGCCGGGCTGGGGATCACCACACCGTCCTCCAACGCGGTCAACTACCTGGTTACGGGAGATCCCGAACTGGTGGACTGGGGCGTACTCCTGGTTGCCGGCATTCTTCTCGGCTCCTACATCGCCGCCAAGGGCAGCGGAGAGTTCCGCATCCGGGTTCCCGACGCCGCAACAGTGGTGAAGAGCCTGAGCGGCGGTGCCCTTATGGGGATCGGAGCTGCACTGGCAGGCGGGTGCACCATCGGCAACGCCATGGTCGAGACCGCACAGTTCAGCTTCCAGGGCTGGACGGCACTGGTGTTCATGATTTTGGGCGCCGGGCTGGGGGCACGGCTCACCATTATGAACCGCCGCCCCTCCTCCGGATCCGGTCCGGCCAAGGTTCCCGCCCGCGCCGCAGCGCACAGCTAGTCAGGTAACTAACACCCCCGACAACAACCGTCCCGCCCATAAACCGGCGGCTCCCGAAAGGAAACATCCCCATGGCACAGGTAACCCTCGAAACCAACGGACAGGTCTGCCCCTTCCCCCTCGTCGAAGCCAAGGACGCCATGACCACCCTGGCAGCGGGTGACGAACTGGTGATCAACTTTGACTGCACCCAGGCCACCGACGCCATTCCGCGCTGGGCCGCTGAAAACAACTACCCGGTCACCGATTTCTCCAAGATCGGTCCGGCGGAATGGTCCATTACGGTCCAGAAGGCCTGAGCCTCCTGAACTCTGACTTGCGGCACCCCAGAAAACCCGGGGTGCCGCAGTCAGTTCTAGCCGCAGTCAGTTCTAGCTGGCAGTCAGTTCTGGCTGTTGGATCGTGCGGCAAAAGCAGCGAGCCGCTCCCGGGTGTCCGCTGAACCCGCCATCGACGCGATGGTTTCAGCTTCCTCCTGCAGGTGGGCCTCATAGGCTGCCAGGCTCCGCGCACGCAGCAGCCGCTTGGTGGGGCCGAGCACGGCAACGGCTCCCGCCGCCAGTTGCTGTCCCAGCTCCTGTGCCCTGCGGGCAAGGTCCTCCGCGGCCGCCACTTCGTTGATCAGACCCCACTCGAGGGCATCGGCGTGATTGGCCACCCTACCCGTGAGACACATTTCGGCTGCGCGTCGCGGGCCCGCCAGTTCGGGCAGCAAATAGGACACCCCGCAGTCAGGCGTCAGTCCCACCCCGGCATAGGCGCTCAGGAACCGGGCCCGCGGCGAGGCAAGAACGAAATCCGAGTTCAGCGCCAGGCCCAGACCCGCACCGGCTGCAGGTCCGTTCACCACCGCGATGCTGATCAGGCGGGAGTTGGCCAGCGCCAGGACTGCTTCATGCAGCTTGCCGGCCAGCTCCTTCAGGAAACCGCCCTGATCCGCGGCTGCAGCCATTGCTGCCACATCACCTCCGGCACAGAAAAACCGGCCGTTGCCCTGCAGCAGCAGGACATGGCAGTCCGTGCGGGTTTCCGCCTCGGCGAGCGCTGCGTAAAGTTCCTCAGCCAGGACCAGGCCAAGGGCATTCGCCTGGTCCGGGCGGTTCAGTGTCAGCCGCGCCAGCGCGCCGTCGTACTCGAGCGTGAGATGGCGGTAGGTCATGCGGCAGGTCTCCTCGTGCGTGGGCGGTCATCCGGCTGCGTGCCAGTCTAACCGGGCAGGTCAACATCTTCCCCTCCGCCGCCCGCTGGGACAGAATGTGGGCCAACAGGTCCGCTGATGCGCATTGGTGCTGACGCGGCAAGCAGTCGATTATGGGGGTACCGCGTGTCCGTCAGTCCGCTTCTTTCACTGTCCCGCAGCCAGACGCTGGGCGATCTTCCCCGACGAAGCGCTCAGCGCTTTCCCACCCGGACCGCCGTCGTTGACGGCACCACCCGTCTCACCTTCGCGGACTTCGAGCGGGCGGTAGCCGCGGCAGCTTCCGCCCTGCAGGCCCACGGAATCGCACCGGGCGACCGGCTGGCCCTGCTTTCCCGC
This genomic interval from Arthrobacter sunyaminii contains the following:
- a CDS encoding aldehyde dehydrogenase family protein; amino-acid sequence: MTQLNIPSDSAAEAHETSDYSSFLSGVDQPMWIGGEPVEAVSGSWRDVMNPAKRETVIARVPAAGPEDVDRAVSAAREAFPGWRNLHFTARARALSLIADDIEARAEDFARLTALDTGNALRTQARPEVTTLVALFRYFSGIAGEVKGVTLPAGDGQLQYTRLEPLGVVACILPWNSPLMIAGFKLPAALAAGNTVILKAADDAPLTILLLAEICSRHLPAGTVNAITGRGSVIGAALAEHPGVDKVSFTGSTEVGRGVARTAGERLAHVSLELGGKNPSIVFPDAVDEDLIDGLLLASRFTRQGQSCTAGSRLFLHEDIYDEVLERLTVKLGALVVGNPLDEATDMGAIINNSQFSSISGYLDDGRSSMKTLLGGDVPTEGPLTEGYFHLPTVFGGGRNDFRLAQEEIFGPVLVAIPWRDTEDVIRMANDSHYGLAAYVWSHNLDNALNTAHRVDAGWVQVNQGGGQVVGQSYGGYKQSGIGREVSLEGMLAGFTQTKQINVKLRG
- a CDS encoding enoyl-CoA hydratase, encoding MSEYENILLERSGRVGIITLNRPKALNALNFGMMQDVVSAATELDNDPDVGAIVITGSERAFAAGADIKEMSEKTYMDMYLGNWFRGWDTLAAVRTPVIAAVAGHALGGGCELALLCDFIIAADTAKFGQPEIKLGVIPGIGGSQRLTRAVGKAKAMEMILTGRTIGAEEAERAGLVSRVVPAADLLDDARSTAETIASMSAPVAMLGKELVNAAFETSLDSGIRLERRVFHSVFALEDQKEGMAAFIEKRKPDFKHR
- the mmsB gene encoding 3-hydroxyisobutyrate dehydrogenase; this encodes MTDEQATQTHEQGMQIGFIGLGNMGGPMAANLVAAGYSVTGYDPVPAAAQKAAAAGVRMAASADEAVTGAGIVITMLPTGTHVLNALSGDGDMLGLLAAAAPDALFLECSTISVDDATTAHALMLETGHRGLDAPVSGGVVGAEAGTLTFMVGGAEEDFAAALPLLDVMGGRVVHCGGPGAGQAAKICNNMILGVSMIAVSEAFVLGEELGLTHQALFDVASAASGQCWALTTNCPVPGPVPASPANRDYRPGFAAALMAKDLGLAADALDSTGVRAELGRRAGEIFRELTESGSGGEDFSAVIKTIRAGSSGTNSTGDINSTGDINSTGDINSNTAGQQPAEQSGAV
- a CDS encoding enoyl-CoA hydratase/isomerase family protein, yielding MTEAPNTPETSEPEIRLERRGHLGHLILNRPKAINALTANMVSLIGEALDAWEHDDGVATVLLSGAGERGLCAGGDIVALYRDAGNGGRESADFWAEEYELNARISSYPKPYVALMDGIVLGGGVGVSAHARHRVVTERTKVGMPETGIGFVPDIGGTYLLSRAPGELGTHAALTAGTMTGADALLLGLADVYVDSSRLGELSAELEHRQADEVLQDFAQEAPEPSLAAAREWIDECFAYDDVETIIDALLRSESGDANAAAAVVLTKSPSALKVTLQSLRRARDLPDLRSVLEQEYRVSLHALTAPDFAEGVRAQVIDKDRSPQWMPATLAEVRQGDVDSYFAPLDGRPDLWEHRKAHGTNDTVTSNDKAIRNDNAISSDELISQEQR
- a CDS encoding acyl-CoA dehydrogenase family protein, whose protein sequence is MFELTQDQQAIRDMVREFASDALAPNAAKWDETKHFPVDVLAQAGELGMGAIYAAEEYGGSGLSRSDAVLIFEELSKADPSIAAYISIHNMVVWMIDTFGNADQRARWVPELASMQSLGSYCLTEPGAGSDAAALATKAERDGDEYVLNGVKQFISGAGSSSYYIVMARTSGAGPRGISAIVVPADTPGLSFGPSERKMGWNAQPTAQVIFTDLRVPVANRLGEEGSGFGIAMKGLNGGRLNMGACSLGGAQAALDKTVAYLKERTAFGKPLIEQSSLMFRLADMEMDLQTARTMLWRGADALDRGTDDVVKLCAIAKRVATDNAFKVANEALQLHGGYGYLSEYGLEKIVRDLRVHQILEGSNEIMQLIVGRTLAEA
- a CDS encoding YeeE/YedE family protein: MLISGLIVGMALGFVMQRGRFCVTGAFRDVWVTRNTRWLTAFLVVVAVQSVGVFALDAAGVITLASGPFPWLATIVGGFIFGFAIILAGGCATGTYYRAGEGLVGSWLALITYALFAAVMKTGPLSGFNTSMRSVTIEQSNFYSVLNVSPWVFVALLVAGVALAVRHHLNKPRFKMAAPPASKTGLAHLLFEKPWNAFATAVVIGLIAIAAWPLSWATGREAGLGITTPSSNAVNYLVTGDPELVDWGVLLVAGILLGSYIAAKGSGEFRIRVPDAATVVKSLSGGALMGIGAALAGGCTIGNAMVETAQFSFQGWTALVFMILGAGLGARLTIMNRRPSSGSGPAKVPARAAAHS
- a CDS encoding sulfurtransferase TusA family protein; translated protein: MAQVTLETNGQVCPFPLVEAKDAMTTLAAGDELVINFDCTQATDAIPRWAAENNYPVTDFSKIGPAEWSITVQKA
- a CDS encoding enoyl-CoA hydratase/isomerase family protein; this translates as MTYRHLTLEYDGALARLTLNRPDQANALGLVLAEELYAALAEAETRTDCHVLLLQGNGRFFCAGGDVAAMAAAADQGGFLKELAGKLHEAVLALANSRLISIAVVNGPAAGAGLGLALNSDFVLASPRARFLSAYAGVGLTPDCGVSYLLPELAGPRRAAEMCLTGRVANHADALEWGLINEVAAAEDLARRAQELGQQLAAGAVAVLGPTKRLLRARSLAAYEAHLQEEAETIASMAGSADTRERLAAFAARSNSQN